A window of candidate division KSB1 bacterium contains these coding sequences:
- a CDS encoding RelA/SpoT family protein has protein sequence MNIANVTIKNSPYASVVEGLMRRIKRYNENANMEQLSEAFDFSYGAHSDQTRQSGHPYFEHPLEVVKILVEHHMDYQTIIGGLLHDVVEDTKIDIDQVEKKFDSQIALLVDGVTKISGLKLPEFETRQNENFRKMLLSMVKDIRVIMIKFADRLHNMRTLGVLEEDKRKRIARETRELYAPLAHRLGLARIKSELEDLALKYLHPEFYDDISRRINETKKEREEELRNVTRVLRKDIVAAKIHARFEGRAKHFYSIYNKIINRGVPFENIHDLLAVRIIVNRIDECYHALGIVHSMFTPIHERFKDYISTPKSNGYQSIHTIVVGPMGKKYEVQIRTEDMHRTAEEGIAAHWHYKEGRFEEDDLDKNLVWLRQILDTDEDDPDASFFMENLKINLFQDEVFVFTPKGDLHRLPVNSTPVDFAFYVHTEVGMHCMAAKVNGKIVPLSKKLNNGDSVEVLTSSNKFPNKDWLQFTVTSKARSKIRKYIRDLEFKNSVSGRRNARQTSEQSRETH, from the coding sequence GTGAATATCGCAAATGTAACAATCAAAAATTCACCCTATGCTTCTGTTGTAGAGGGTTTGATGCGGCGCATCAAGCGTTACAACGAAAATGCAAATATGGAGCAGTTGTCCGAGGCATTTGATTTCAGCTATGGAGCTCATTCCGATCAGACCCGTCAAAGCGGGCACCCCTATTTCGAGCATCCGCTGGAGGTTGTCAAGATACTGGTTGAGCATCATATGGACTATCAGACGATTATCGGCGGTTTGCTGCATGATGTGGTAGAAGACACCAAAATCGATATTGATCAGGTTGAGAAAAAGTTTGACAGTCAGATCGCGCTTTTGGTGGATGGGGTAACCAAAATATCCGGCCTTAAATTGCCGGAATTTGAAACCCGGCAAAATGAAAATTTCCGCAAGATGCTGCTTTCCATGGTCAAGGATATCCGTGTGATTATGATAAAGTTCGCAGACCGTCTGCACAATATGCGGACGCTGGGCGTACTGGAAGAGGATAAACGCAAAAGAATAGCCCGTGAGACACGTGAATTGTATGCGCCGCTGGCGCATCGACTCGGCCTGGCCCGCATCAAAAGCGAATTGGAAGATCTGGCTTTGAAATATCTGCATCCGGAGTTTTATGATGATATTTCACGGCGCATTAATGAAACCAAAAAAGAGCGGGAAGAAGAGCTTCGCAACGTCACCCGGGTTTTGCGCAAGGATATTGTTGCCGCGAAAATCCACGCCCGTTTTGAAGGCCGGGCCAAACATTTTTACAGCATATATAACAAAATTATCAACCGCGGCGTCCCGTTTGAAAATATACATGATTTACTGGCTGTAAGAATTATTGTTAATAGAATTGATGAATGTTACCATGCACTGGGTATCGTGCATTCAATGTTCACGCCCATTCATGAACGGTTCAAGGATTACATTTCAACTCCCAAATCAAACGGGTATCAATCCATTCACACAATTGTGGTCGGACCCATGGGCAAGAAATACGAAGTACAGATTCGGACTGAAGACATGCATCGCACGGCCGAAGAGGGCATCGCCGCACACTGGCACTACAAGGAAGGCCGTTTTGAGGAAGATGATCTGGATAAAAATCTTGTATGGCTGCGGCAGATCCTGGATACGGATGAAGATGATCCTGACGCCTCCTTTTTTATGGAAAATTTAAAGATTAACCTGTTCCAGGATGAAGTGTTTGTCTTTACTCCCAAAGGTGATCTTCACCGTCTGCCGGTGAATTCCACTCCCGTTGATTTTGCGTTTTATGTGCATACGGAGGTCGGGATGCACTGTATGGCGGCCAAAGTCAATGGGAAAATTGTACCGCTCAGCAAAAAACTCAACAACGGCGATTCGGTTGAAGTGCTGACATCATCAAACAAATTTCCGAATAAAGACTGGCTGCAGTTTACCGTAACCAGTAAAGCACGCAGCAAAATTCGCAAGTATATTCGGGATCTTGAGTTCAAGAACAGTGTTTCTGGGCGAAGAAATGCTCGCCAAACGTCTGAACAAAGCCGGGAAACGCATTAA
- a CDS encoding HU family DNA-binding protein — MEDLNEKTTITKKDVSKRTAKIVGEKIYLTEKVVDGVFQALREFMSEADPEVRIEIRDFGVFEVKKTKAKPKARNPKTGEIIYVPARRKTHFKAGKLLKEVLKTPLDELEK; from the coding sequence ATGGAAGATCTGAATGAAAAAACAACCATTACCAAAAAGGATGTTTCAAAACGGACGGCGAAAATTGTGGGAGAAAAGATATATTTGACGGAAAAAGTGGTTGATGGTGTATTTCAGGCATTGCGGGAATTTATGTCCGAAGCTGATCCTGAAGTCCGCATTGAGATTCGTGATTTCGGTGTGTTTGAAGTCAAAAAAACCAAAGCCAAACCCAAAGCGAGAAATCCGAAAACAGGCGAAATTATTTATGTGCCGGCGCGGCGCAAAACCCATTTCAAGGCGGGAAAATTGTTAAAAGAAGTCTTGAAAACTCCTCTTGATGAACTTGAAAAATAA
- a CDS encoding DNA-directed RNA polymerase subunit omega: MAETLALEKIEQNTENLYEAIVIIARRARQINEMQRQLIERELEQNEEEGLTDEMVEGDMIEHQFLKLPKPTTVALNEMLDGKLTFEYLDKDEK; the protein is encoded by the coding sequence ATGGCTGAAACATTAGCACTGGAAAAAATTGAACAAAACACTGAAAATTTATACGAAGCGATTGTCATTATTGCCCGTCGCGCCAGACAGATCAATGAGATGCAGCGTCAGCTCATTGAGCGTGAATTGGAGCAGAATGAGGAAGAGGGATTAACTGATGAAATGGTGGAAGGCGATATGATTGAACATCAGTTTCTGAAATTACCCAAACCGACAACAGTCGCTCTGAACGAAATGCTGGACGGCAAGTTGACATTCGAATATCTGGATAAAGATGAAAAGTAA
- the coaBC gene encoding bifunctional phosphopantothenoylcysteine decarboxylase/phosphopantothenate--cysteine ligase CoaBC, translating into MYKSPAYVQNEKRVVSFGYKIVTPDEGMLACGEYGQGRFPDVTLILRAIERELDKANDMQGKRVMVTAGPTREAIDAVRYVSNRSSGKMGYALAQNAVERGADAILVSGPVNQSPVPGAELINTETAEDMARAVQDNLDRTDIFIMAAAVADYSPTVSASHKLKKKNENLSIDFAPTADILQTAAEKKGQRIHVGFALETHNADANARDKLEKKNCDLVVLNRLGDKGAAFDVDTNKVTLFFKDGNEENLPLMSKKMVAEEILNRIIKL; encoded by the coding sequence ATGTATAAAAGTCCGGCCTATGTTCAGAATGAAAAGCGCGTTGTTTCTTTCGGTTATAAAATTGTGACACCGGACGAAGGGATGCTCGCTTGCGGTGAGTATGGCCAGGGACGGTTTCCGGATGTGACCTTGATTTTGCGGGCCATTGAACGGGAACTGGACAAAGCAAATGATATGCAGGGAAAACGCGTGATGGTGACCGCCGGCCCGACACGAGAAGCGATAGATGCTGTGCGCTATGTATCCAACCGGTCCTCCGGTAAGATGGGCTATGCCTTGGCGCAGAATGCGGTTGAACGCGGAGCGGATGCGATATTGGTGAGCGGTCCTGTCAATCAGAGTCCGGTACCCGGCGCTGAACTGATCAATACCGAAACTGCGGAAGATATGGCGCGCGCTGTTCAGGATAATCTGGATCGCACTGATATTTTTATTATGGCGGCTGCTGTTGCTGATTATAGTCCGACGGTATCCGCATCTCATAAACTCAAAAAGAAAAATGAAAATTTGAGTATTGATTTTGCGCCCACTGCTGATATTCTGCAGACCGCCGCAGAAAAAAAGGGACAGCGCATTCACGTTGGCTTTGCTTTGGAAACTCATAACGCTGATGCGAATGCCCGAGACAAGCTTGAAAAGAAAAACTGCGATCTGGTGGTTTTAAATCGTCTTGGCGACAAGGGCGCTGCATTTGATGTGGATACCAACAAAGTCACCTTGTTCTTCAAGGACGGGAATGAGGAAAATTTGCCGCTTATGAGTAAAAAAATGGTTGCCGAAGAAATATTAAACCGCATTATAAAGTTATAA
- the dnaB gene encoding replicative DNA helicase: MQKKAPNKEKHVLTDMPPQAVDTEVAVLGSMLMHKEAANTAVELLSANSFYRDAHRKIFQAALALYEHNEPIDVITVSDELEKRAQLNAVGGLGYLSELVKRTVSAANIEYYCKIVRDKALLRNLITVSTEIQQDCFEASQEAADIIDLAEQKIFSISEQHARRDYSHISPVLTETLEKIQKFGQNKEGLTGVSTGFHRLDEMLSGLQPSDLVVLAARPSMGKTALAINIGRNAAMKGTPVAMFSLEMANYQLVMRMLCSEARVDSHRARIGRLKDEEWARLSKYAGVLAEMPFYIDDTPGISVLELRSKARRLKVEHNVGLIIVDYLQLLRLSTRAESRQIEIAMISQSLKNLAKELDTPVLSLSQLSRAVESRGGDGKPMLSDLRESGAIEQDADVVMFINRPAAYGREVEPELQNVAEVIIAKQRNGPVGEVELVFLSEFIQFANKEEYRDVPETQTLSQEPF; the protein is encoded by the coding sequence ATGCAGAAAAAGGCGCCAAATAAAGAAAAGCATGTATTGACCGATATGCCGCCCCAGGCTGTTGATACGGAAGTGGCGGTTCTCGGTTCCATGCTTATGCACAAAGAAGCCGCCAATACGGCGGTGGAACTGTTGAGCGCCAATTCGTTTTACAGGGATGCGCATCGAAAAATATTTCAGGCGGCCCTGGCGCTCTATGAACACAATGAACCCATTGACGTCATTACCGTATCTGATGAACTTGAAAAACGCGCGCAGCTGAATGCGGTTGGCGGATTGGGGTATTTATCCGAATTGGTCAAACGCACCGTATCGGCTGCCAATATAGAATATTATTGCAAAATTGTGCGCGACAAGGCGTTGCTTCGAAATCTGATTACTGTTTCGACGGAAATTCAGCAGGATTGTTTTGAAGCCTCACAGGAGGCTGCCGATATTATTGATCTGGCGGAACAAAAGATATTTTCGATTTCAGAACAGCATGCGCGTCGTGATTATTCTCATATTTCACCGGTTTTGACGGAAACCCTTGAAAAAATCCAGAAATTTGGTCAGAACAAAGAAGGATTGACAGGGGTCTCCACCGGTTTTCACCGACTGGATGAAATGCTGTCCGGGCTGCAGCCCTCTGATTTGGTGGTGCTGGCAGCGCGACCGTCAATGGGCAAAACGGCCCTGGCGATCAATATCGGCCGGAACGCAGCCATGAAAGGCACGCCGGTGGCCATGTTCAGCCTGGAAATGGCAAACTATCAACTGGTGATGCGTATGCTCTGTTCAGAAGCCCGTGTTGATTCGCATCGAGCCCGAATCGGGCGATTAAAAGATGAAGAGTGGGCTCGTTTGAGCAAATACGCCGGTGTCTTGGCGGAAATGCCGTTTTATATTGATGATACGCCGGGTATTTCGGTTCTGGAACTGCGATCCAAGGCGCGGCGGCTAAAAGTTGAACATAATGTGGGTTTGATTATCGTTGATTACCTGCAGCTGTTGCGCTTGTCAACACGAGCCGAAAGTCGTCAAATTGAAATTGCCATGATTTCTCAGTCTTTGAAAAATCTGGCCAAAGAGCTGGATACACCGGTGCTTTCGCTTTCCCAGCTGTCGCGTGCGGTAGAGTCACGAGGCGGCGACGGAAAACCGATGCTGTCTGATTTGCGCGAGTCCGGAGCCATTGAACAGGATGCTGATGTGGTTATGTTTATCAACCGACCGGCTGCTTACGGTCGGGAGGTGGAACCCGAACTGCAGAATGTCGCTGAGGTGATCATTGCCAAACAGCGTAATGGCCCAGTCGGTGAAGTAGAACTTGTCTTCCTGAGCGAATTTATCCAGTTTGCCAATAAAGAAGAATACCGGGATGTCCCGGAAACGCAAACCCTATCACAGGAACCGTTTTAA
- the ruvX gene encoding Holliday junction resolvase RuvX encodes MTRDVSFEPKGRILAIDFGSKRVGLAVSDLSQFLATPFMTIENKGYNALVCRIVDIVNRKDIKGIIVGNPLNMDGTVSEMAKRAARLAKKLSIATPVPVFMWDERLTTQSAHDMLIQTGQSPSKQRNRIDQIAAAYLLQSFLDQH; translated from the coding sequence GTGACCCGTGATGTGAGTTTTGAACCCAAAGGTCGTATTCTGGCGATTGACTTTGGCAGCAAACGCGTCGGCCTGGCCGTGAGTGATCTTTCGCAATTTCTGGCTACGCCGTTCATGACCATTGAGAATAAAGGCTATAATGCCCTGGTTTGCAGGATTGTCGATATTGTGAACCGAAAAGATATCAAGGGAATTATTGTAGGCAATCCTCTGAATATGGATGGCACGGTAAGTGAAATGGCAAAACGCGCCGCCAGATTGGCAAAGAAGCTGAGCATAGCTACCCCCGTCCCTGTTTTCATGTGGGATGAGCGGCTGACCACTCAATCCGCGCATGATATGCTCATTCAAACCGGTCAATCGCCTTCCAAACAACGGAACCGGATCGACCAGATCGCTGCGGCTTATTTACTGCAGTCTTTTCTGGATCAACATTAA
- a CDS encoding flavoprotein, with the protein MLADKHILVGVTGGIAAYKSAELVRKLVKQSAGVRVMMTAEAERFVSPLTFATLTGYPVRSDVWSDSDASFTPHIDWARWADMICVAPATANTVAKLANGLSDDMISTTVLAARVPVLSCPSDEYRHV; encoded by the coding sequence ATGCTTGCTGATAAGCACATACTTGTCGGTGTGACGGGCGGGATTGCCGCGTACAAGAGCGCAGAGCTGGTACGGAAATTGGTCAAGCAGTCCGCCGGGGTTCGGGTGATGATGACGGCAGAAGCGGAGCGATTTGTCTCGCCGCTCACATTTGCAACACTGACCGGATACCCCGTGCGGAGTGACGTATGGTCGGACTCGGACGCGTCTTTTACACCGCATATTGACTGGGCGCGCTGGGCGGATATGATCTGTGTGGCTCCGGCGACCGCGAATACGGTTGCAAAACTTGCAAACGGTCTGAGCGATGATATGATCAGCACGACCGTTCTGGCTGCCAGGGTTCCGGTGCTTTCGTGTCCGTCTGATGAATACCGCCATGTATAA
- a CDS encoding ACT domain-containing protein, with translation MLAKRLNKAGKRIKDLDFNELLERYAFKDKRQFFASIGRGDTRVETVIRHLFPEEQTKKEKQSLLPKIIERARRSSHGVRVAGLDNIMINFAKCCKPIPGEPITGIVTKGRGIVIHSNPCKNLVNLMQTPERIVEVKWDVDSGDRFPVGLHVLSERRKNFLSELSESINSADSNLIDVRMTSANSLFTCDVMIEVYDMNHLNKVIHRVKRLEGVITVERLYN, from the coding sequence ATGCTCGCCAAACGTCTGAACAAAGCCGGGAAACGCATTAAAGATCTGGATTTTAATGAATTGCTGGAACGGTACGCATTTAAGGACAAACGACAGTTTTTTGCATCCATAGGACGAGGTGATACGCGAGTCGAGACGGTGATACGGCATTTGTTTCCAGAGGAACAGACCAAAAAGGAAAAACAGTCGTTACTGCCCAAGATTATCGAACGCGCGAGGCGCTCAAGCCATGGTGTCCGGGTTGCCGGTCTGGATAACATTATGATTAATTTCGCCAAATGCTGCAAACCGATTCCGGGCGAACCGATTACCGGTATTGTGACCAAGGGACGCGGTATTGTTATTCATTCGAATCCGTGCAAAAATTTGGTGAATTTAATGCAAACTCCGGAACGGATTGTTGAGGTTAAATGGGATGTCGACTCGGGCGATCGGTTTCCCGTTGGCCTGCATGTTTTATCCGAGCGCAGAAAGAATTTTTTATCGGAACTGTCTGAAAGCATCAATTCAGCTGATTCGAATCTGATCGATGTACGTATGACGTCGGCTAATTCACTGTTTACATGCGATGTCATGATTGAGGTGTATGACATGAACCATCTGAATAAGGTAATTCATCGCGTAAAAAGATTGGAGGGTGTCATTACAGTTGAGAGGTTGTATAATTAA
- the lnt gene encoding apolipoprotein N-acyltransferase, with protein MNKKIVWSILSGILLALSFPPFKTGFLAYGALIPLFWLLQYSSLKQAAVWGYMTGLVFYAATVFWIAVITLPGCIGTLLVVPLYLALYSVLHTLIIKRLGSHGYLFLPFLWIAVEYLQSLSEFSFPWNHLGYTQTFYLPLIQHASLTSVYGVSFWIFLFNVLLFFLYQCRQTKTLRVRIGVVLVLWFVLPLVHGLLITRNSSHPLLKVAMIQGNIDPIKKWEGDIYENNFRRYGQLSRQALQQNNVDLLIWPETALPFYLRLNRTYRNRLENFVDSVRVPVLTGTLDYDYDSQGQSRHYKSAHLYAPDTSAQRYDKIKLVPFSERVPYPDSFPFQYVKPVMYQYGTGNYSVGDSIYVFEWKESRDTLANTDKRIKTGVAICYESVYPEHVRAYVKQGAQFITVITNDAWFGKSSGPYQHAQIAVMRAIENRRAVARCANTGISCFIDPYGRVRQSTDLFTTAVVTGNIELCESLTFFTRYGLLLPEF; from the coding sequence ATGAATAAAAAAATTGTATGGTCTATATTATCGGGGATTTTGCTGGCCCTGTCCTTTCCGCCATTCAAAACCGGTTTCCTCGCCTATGGGGCGTTGATCCCGTTGTTTTGGCTGCTGCAGTATTCGTCATTGAAACAGGCGGCTGTTTGGGGATACATGACCGGCCTGGTCTTTTATGCCGCCACCGTATTCTGGATCGCTGTCATTACCCTGCCGGGATGCATCGGAACACTGCTTGTTGTGCCGTTGTATCTGGCGCTTTACAGCGTCCTGCACACGCTGATCATCAAACGGCTGGGCAGCCATGGTTATCTGTTTTTACCTTTTCTATGGATAGCAGTCGAGTATCTGCAGTCTCTGAGTGAATTCTCTTTCCCGTGGAACCATCTGGGTTATACTCAGACTTTTTATTTGCCCCTCATCCAGCACGCTTCATTGACATCAGTCTATGGTGTGAGCTTTTGGATTTTTTTGTTCAATGTTCTGTTATTTTTTCTTTATCAATGCCGGCAAACGAAAACCCTGCGTGTGCGCATTGGCGTTGTTCTGGTTTTATGGTTTGTTCTTCCACTTGTTCATGGACTTTTGATCACCCGCAATTCATCTCATCCTTTGTTGAAGGTTGCCATGATTCAGGGCAATATTGATCCGATAAAAAAATGGGAGGGAGATATTTATGAAAATAATTTTAGACGTTATGGTCAACTGTCCCGGCAAGCCCTTCAGCAGAATAATGTCGATTTGCTGATTTGGCCGGAAACCGCTTTGCCGTTTTACCTGCGCTTGAACCGCACCTACAGGAATCGCCTTGAAAATTTTGTTGATTCTGTCCGCGTTCCGGTTTTGACCGGCACGCTTGATTATGACTATGATTCACAGGGACAGTCGCGGCACTACAAGAGCGCGCACCTCTATGCACCTGATACTTCCGCGCAGCGTTATGACAAAATCAAGCTCGTGCCGTTTTCTGAACGGGTGCCGTATCCCGATTCATTCCCCTTTCAATATGTGAAACCCGTCATGTACCAATACGGAACCGGTAACTATTCTGTCGGAGATTCTATTTATGTATTCGAGTGGAAAGAGTCCCGGGATACTTTGGCGAATACAGACAAGCGGATCAAAACCGGAGTGGCAATTTGCTATGAATCGGTCTATCCCGAACATGTCAGAGCCTACGTAAAGCAGGGCGCTCAGTTTATCACGGTCATCACAAATGATGCCTGGTTCGGTAAGAGCAGCGGTCCTTATCAGCATGCACAGATTGCAGTAATGCGCGCGATTGAGAACCGGCGAGCCGTAGCCCGATGTGCCAATACCGGCATCTCTTGTTTTATTGACCCTTACGGCAGAGTGCGCCAATCGACTGACTTGTTTACCACGGCCGTGGTTACCGGAAATATCGAACTTTGCGAATCATTGACGTTTTTCACACGCTATGGTTTATTATTACCCGAATTTTAG
- a CDS encoding YicC/YloC family endoribonuclease, which translates to MITSMTGYGQSVVMENRIEVNTEVRSVNNRYLDISLKTPKSLSNYEGEIRELVGKYAARGRVNLWVTVKREEEKYENLDVNHALVTAYLRLGRELSDQYGVDNNLDVKRLFELPDVIIFETEDQADQAVWNCAKKSIKEALIQMKTMRDREGKEIEADFRARIKRLKSVVNDVESIALNGPKIELEKLRERVRGLVSKKQLNEPRLETELAIIADKIDISEECTRFSSHNTVFLELLDKPVSQGRKLNFLLQEMNREANTMAAKAFTSDILARGCRAKEEIEKIREQVQNIE; encoded by the coding sequence ATGATAACCAGCATGACCGGCTATGGACAAAGTGTGGTAATGGAAAACCGTATCGAGGTCAACACTGAAGTTCGATCCGTGAACAACCGTTACCTCGATATTTCACTGAAAACTCCAAAATCTTTGTCAAATTATGAAGGCGAGATCCGGGAGCTGGTGGGTAAATATGCAGCCCGCGGAAGAGTCAATCTATGGGTGACGGTAAAGCGAGAAGAAGAGAAATATGAAAATCTTGATGTGAATCATGCTCTGGTAACCGCTTATCTACGGCTGGGCCGGGAACTTTCCGATCAATATGGCGTGGATAATAATCTGGACGTAAAGCGATTGTTTGAACTCCCGGATGTGATTATATTTGAAACAGAAGATCAAGCCGATCAGGCTGTTTGGAATTGTGCAAAGAAATCAATCAAAGAGGCTCTGATACAGATGAAGACGATGCGCGACCGGGAAGGCAAAGAGATCGAAGCTGATTTCAGGGCTCGAATTAAACGTCTTAAATCTGTGGTCAACGATGTGGAGAGCATTGCGCTTAATGGTCCTAAAATTGAACTGGAGAAACTGCGGGAGCGTGTGCGCGGGCTTGTTTCGAAAAAACAGTTGAATGAACCGCGCCTTGAGACCGAGTTGGCGATTATTGCGGATAAAATAGATATCTCTGAAGAATGTACTCGTTTTTCCAGTCACAATACTGTGTTTCTCGAACTCCTGGACAAACCCGTTTCGCAAGGCAGAAAGCTGAACTTTTTGTTACAGGAGATGAATCGAGAGGCGAATACGATGGCAGCCAAAGCATTCACAAGTGATATTCTTGCACGCGGTTGTAGAGCCAAAGAAGAAATCGAAAAGATCAGGGAACAGGTCCAGAATATAGAGTAA
- the gmk gene encoding guanylate kinase: MENTRQGLLVVLSSPSGGGKTTVIKKILDMRPDDYVYSVSMTTRPKRPAETDGVDYFFVSRDEFERQIQNGGLLEYETVHGYYYGTPRAPLNSWIEKGHVVLLDIDVYGAKRVKEQFQESLLIFIKPPDERVLIERLKNRSTESEKQIEKRLERFPEEMEQANYFDYVILNDDLSKTIEYVTNIIEAQR; the protein is encoded by the coding sequence ATGGAGAATACGAGACAAGGTTTATTGGTGGTATTGTCTTCGCCATCCGGTGGGGGCAAAACCACGGTTATTAAAAAAATCCTGGACATGCGACCGGATGATTATGTGTACTCTGTTTCCATGACAACCCGTCCGAAACGCCCGGCCGAAACGGACGGCGTGGATTATTTTTTTGTCTCCCGGGACGAGTTTGAGCGCCAAATTCAGAACGGTGGACTGCTCGAATACGAAACTGTGCACGGCTATTATTACGGCACGCCGCGAGCTCCGCTGAATTCATGGATCGAGAAAGGGCATGTGGTTCTGCTGGATATTGATGTGTACGGCGCAAAGCGTGTCAAGGAGCAATTTCAAGAATCTCTGCTGATTTTTATAAAGCCCCCGGATGAAAGAGTGCTGATTGAACGTTTAAAAAATCGCTCAACAGAAAGTGAGAAACAGATTGAAAAACGTCTTGAACGGTTTCCTGAAGAGATGGAACAGGCAAACTATTTTGATTATGTGATTCTGAACGACGATTTGTCAAAAACAATAGAGTACGTTACAAACATTATTGAAGCACAACGATAA
- a CDS encoding uracil-DNA glycosylase, whose protein sequence is MLSRISEFIKQQIDLYGDEFALSSEQVKSISDDPDPKEDVLVQEANSLQELYDGIHTCTECPLGTKRTRFVFGEGNPDADIMLIGEAPGADEDRTGHVFAGEAGELLNKILAAIDLSREEVFIGNILKCRPPLNRDPLPEEIDTCLPYLYQQIELINPAFILCLGRVAAHTLLQTNEALSKLRLREHNVGSRRCMVTYHPAALLRNTELKCPTWEDVKLLKQRYEEWKVS, encoded by the coding sequence ATGTTGTCGAGGATATCCGAGTTTATCAAGCAGCAAATTGACCTATACGGTGATGAATTTGCATTGTCATCGGAACAGGTAAAGTCGATTTCCGATGATCCGGATCCTAAAGAAGACGTTTTAGTGCAGGAAGCAAATTCTCTGCAGGAATTGTATGACGGAATACACACATGTACGGAATGTCCGTTGGGTACAAAGCGGACCCGATTTGTTTTTGGTGAGGGTAATCCCGACGCAGATATCATGCTGATTGGAGAAGCTCCGGGCGCTGATGAAGACCGGACCGGACATGTATTTGCGGGAGAGGCGGGAGAGCTGTTGAACAAGATTCTGGCAGCCATTGACCTGAGCCGTGAGGAGGTGTTTATCGGCAATATTCTGAAATGTCGTCCTCCCCTGAACCGGGATCCACTGCCGGAAGAAATTGATACGTGTTTGCCCTATTTGTATCAACAGATTGAGCTCATTAATCCGGCGTTTATATTATGTCTCGGACGTGTGGCCGCTCATACTCTGCTGCAGACGAATGAGGCTTTGTCGAAATTGCGCCTACGAGAGCACAACGTGGGCAGCCGCCGGTGTATGGTCACCTATCATCCGGCAGCGCTCTTGAGAAATACTGAGCTCAAATGTCCCACATGGGAGGATGTAAAACTGTTGAAACAAAGATATGAAGAGTGGAAAGTTAGTTGA